In Candidatus Afararchaeum irisae, a single window of DNA contains:
- the moaA gene encoding GTP 3',8-cyclase MoaA, whose amino-acid sequence MSSLLTDDFGREVTDIRISLTDRCNFDCFYCHNEGLGDTRGPREPQENEMSTAEVLRIARIAHEFGIRNFKITGGEPMLRDDLEEIVGGIADLEGTEVSMTTNGTYLAGRAEALAERGLERINVSMDTNDPEEFRDVTKGGIERVYDGIDAALDAGLAPVKLNMVMAKPMRPYLDDMIEYVTDNDGLRLQIIEYMPEIAGMPEFHVEIDEVKSLLSRRADGVTTREIHNRSRYEIDGTVVEVVDPVENPEFCANCHRIRVTHSGGLKGCLNRNDDVVSTLGATDDELRDKFRKVVADRVPYYGEYMVKDDDGNWVRNPEYEDGDADDGSDTDDILKLPVIN is encoded by the coding sequence ATGTCAAGTCTTCTCACAGACGACTTCGGTCGTGAGGTCACCGACATACGTATATCACTCACCGACCGATGTAACTTCGACTGTTTCTACTGCCACAACGAGGGGTTGGGGGACACGAGGGGTCCTAGGGAGCCACAGGAAAACGAGATGTCGACCGCCGAGGTTCTACGTATAGCACGGATCGCACACGAGTTCGGGATACGTAACTTCAAGATAACTGGTGGGGAGCCGATGCTCAGAGATGACTTGGAGGAGATTGTCGGCGGTATAGCCGACCTTGAAGGAACCGAGGTCAGTATGACGACCAACGGGACTTACCTCGCGGGTCGCGCCGAGGCACTCGCCGAGAGGGGTCTCGAACGCATAAACGTCTCTATGGACACCAACGACCCCGAGGAGTTCAGGGACGTCACCAAGGGAGGAATAGAGAGGGTCTACGACGGAATAGACGCCGCTCTCGACGCCGGACTCGCACCCGTGAAGCTCAACATGGTGATGGCGAAGCCGATGCGTCCGTACCTCGACGACATGATAGAGTACGTCACCGACAACGACGGTCTGCGTCTCCAGATAATCGAGTACATGCCCGAGATAGCCGGGATGCCCGAGTTCCACGTCGAGATAGACGAGGTCAAGTCTCTCCTCTCACGGAGAGCCGACGGAGTCACGACGAGAGAGATACACAACAGGTCGCGTTACGAGATAGACGGAACAGTCGTCGAGGTCGTCGATCCCGTCGAGAACCCCGAGTTCTGTGCCAACTGCCACCGTATACGTGTCACACATTCGGGCGGTCTCAAGGGCTGTCTCAACAGGAACGACGATGTTGTCTCGACCCTCGGAGCTACCGACGACGAGCTCAGAGATAAGTTCAGAAAGGTCGTCGCTGACCGTGTTCCCTACTACGGAGAGTACATGGTAAAGGACGACGACGGAAACTGGGTCAGGAACCCCGAGTACGAGGACGGTGACGCCGACGACGGGTCTGACACCGACGACATACTTAAGCTTCCGGTCATAAACTAA
- the thpR gene encoding RNA 2',3'-cyclic phosphodiesterase, with protein MRLFVSVDLPEKLEDAFRDLQSDLRETGADLSLVDPEQAHITMKFLGDTDPDRLDEIERILDDATEGFSSFEATVEGTGVFPSRDFIKVVWAGVSKGSESLSEIHDGLETRFVESGFEPESHDFTPHITLARVQTGKAKSQINSFLDRTRRRSLGSFEVRSVRLKKSDLGPRGPVYETVYESNL; from the coding sequence ATGCGACTCTTCGTATCGGTCGACCTACCCGAGAAGCTTGAAGATGCCTTCAGAGATCTTCAGTCTGACCTCAGAGAGACTGGTGCCGATCTCAGCCTAGTCGACCCCGAACAGGCACATATAACGATGAAGTTCCTCGGAGACACCGACCCAGACAGGCTCGACGAAATCGAACGGATTCTCGACGACGCGACCGAGGGATTCTCGTCCTTCGAGGCGACTGTCGAGGGCACCGGAGTCTTCCCGAGCCGTGACTTCATAAAGGTAGTCTGGGCTGGCGTGTCCAAGGGCTCCGAGAGTCTCTCAGAGATACACGACGGTCTCGAAACGAGGTTCGTAGAGTCGGGCTTCGAGCCCGAGAGCCACGACTTCACGCCACACATAACTCTAGCGAGGGTACAGACGGGGAAGGCGAAGAGTCAGATAAACAGCTTTCTCGACCGTACACGCCGCAGAAGCCTCGGAAGCTTCGAGGTCAGATCGGTACGTCTCAAGAAGAGCGATCTCGGTCCGAGAGGACCCGTCTACGAGACAGTCTACGAGTCGAACCTGTAG
- a CDS encoding COX15/CtaA family protein — MSSETKARQGILPGWIRARVPFRYFMGVTLVGTYILMVLGSYVKAIGAGLSCPDWPTCYGTWVPFLDPSIISNSPYTALQIFTEWAHRGLAMVMGFMIIGAAIAAWRLGRERAVVWSSAVAVLLLPFQIILGGLTVTENLKPIIVTAHLGTATIILVSLTVATALVWKNETQKSTETQRRTQT, encoded by the coding sequence ATGAGCAGTGAAACCAAAGCCCGGCAGGGGATATTACCCGGCTGGATCAGAGCGAGAGTCCCTTTCCGTTACTTCATGGGTGTCACACTCGTCGGAACGTATATACTCATGGTCTTAGGCTCCTACGTCAAAGCTATAGGAGCCGGACTCTCGTGTCCTGACTGGCCCACGTGTTACGGGACTTGGGTGCCTTTCCTCGACCCCAGCATAATAAGCAACTCGCCCTACACGGCTCTACAGATATTCACCGAGTGGGCACACAGAGGGCTCGCTATGGTAATGGGGTTCATGATAATCGGCGCAGCCATCGCAGCGTGGAGGCTGGGACGTGAGCGCGCAGTCGTCTGGTCTTCGGCAGTCGCGGTTCTCCTTCTGCCGTTCCAGATAATACTTGGGGGACTCACAGTCACCGAGAATCTCAAGCCGATAATAGTCACGGCGCATCTCGGTACAGCTACTATAATACTCGTAAGTCTGACTGTGGCTACTGCACTGGTGTGGAAAAATGAGACTCAAAAATCTACTGAGACACAAAGACGGACACAGACTTGA
- a CDS encoding heme o synthase — protein sequence MRLKNLLRHKDGHRLESIDTAGEKGLTDLLALTTVATYVVIILGATLAITDIASVCQTWPTCNGRLVVFPWEGSLFVVWGYRLTVLVTGILVGATAVTSWLVDARPRVRVALLFALVAYPVQSSIGGVLATSDIPRLPAIHLGIAMSIFTALLLSLTWRLDSNVDPDEIDSDTEDLSEETAEEGWGHPSSLTERITMTLRAYYKLTKPRLMWLLCLVALAGIGLAVGGSGESVSTVTVAATLVGGVLSIGSSGTFNQVLEREVDQKMDRTSGRPLVDGVVPVRNAVAFGLVLGVASLGVFVVYVNVLAAVLDFIAILFYTFVYTVVLKPNTTQNIVIGGAVGALPALIGWSAVTNTIGVPAVVLGAVIFLWTPAHFYNLALAYKKDYERGDFPMLPVVRGERVTLRHILLYLGATLLSAGVLGAVAPVGWLYGATTVVLGSVFIWTVLRLYREQTKKAAFRSFHASNIYLGTLLISIVVETLVI from the coding sequence ATGAGACTCAAAAATCTACTGAGACACAAAGACGGACACAGACTTGAAAGCATAGACACAGCCGGGGAGAAGGGGCTGACGGATCTTCTAGCTCTCACGACAGTAGCGACTTATGTAGTCATAATACTCGGTGCGACGCTCGCAATCACCGACATCGCTTCTGTGTGTCAGACCTGGCCCACGTGTAACGGAAGGCTCGTGGTCTTTCCGTGGGAGGGAAGCCTCTTCGTGGTCTGGGGGTACAGGCTGACAGTCCTCGTGACGGGTATCCTCGTGGGAGCCACAGCAGTAACTTCCTGGCTCGTCGACGCGAGACCTCGTGTCAGAGTCGCCCTTCTGTTCGCTCTGGTCGCGTATCCCGTTCAGTCTTCGATAGGTGGAGTCCTCGCGACCTCGGATATACCCAGGCTTCCCGCTATACATCTCGGGATCGCGATGTCGATATTCACCGCACTCCTTCTGAGTCTGACGTGGAGGCTCGACTCGAACGTAGATCCCGACGAGATAGACAGCGACACCGAGGATCTGTCGGAGGAGACAGCAGAAGAGGGCTGGGGTCATCCTTCGAGCCTCACGGAGAGGATAACGATGACTCTGAGAGCGTACTACAAGCTAACAAAGCCGCGCCTGATGTGGCTCCTGTGTCTCGTCGCGCTCGCGGGTATCGGCTTAGCTGTAGGAGGATCGGGCGAGTCGGTCAGCACCGTCACTGTCGCCGCGACCCTCGTCGGCGGAGTCCTGTCGATAGGATCGAGTGGTACCTTCAACCAAGTCCTCGAACGTGAGGTCGACCAGAAGATGGACAGAACATCGGGAAGACCCTTAGTTGACGGCGTAGTCCCCGTACGTAACGCCGTCGCCTTCGGTCTCGTCTTAGGAGTCGCGTCGCTCGGCGTCTTCGTCGTCTACGTCAACGTCCTCGCCGCGGTTCTCGACTTCATAGCCATACTCTTCTACACATTTGTCTACACGGTGGTTCTCAAGCCCAACACGACACAGAACATAGTCATAGGCGGCGCGGTCGGAGCACTTCCCGCACTCATAGGCTGGTCGGCGGTCACCAACACCATAGGGGTTCCCGCAGTCGTACTCGGCGCGGTCATATTCCTATGGACACCCGCCCACTTCTACAACCTCGCGCTCGCGTACAAGAAGGACTACGAGAGAGGCGACTTCCCGATGCTTCCCGTCGTCAGAGGCGAGAGAGTTACACTCAGACACATACTCCTCTACCTCGGCGCGACTCTCCTCTCAGCGGGAGTTCTGGGTGCTGTAGCTCCCGTCGGATGGCTCTACGGAGCTACGACAGTCGTACTCGGCTCCGTCTTCATCTGGACAGTACTCCGTCTCTACAGGGAACAGACGAAGAAAGCCGCCTTCCGGTCTTTCCACGCCTCTAACATCTACCTCGGAACACTTCTGATATCCATAGTCGTCGAGACACTCGTGATATAA
- a CDS encoding ABC transporter ATP-binding protein, with translation MSKPMSIEVTDLRKSYGDRLALDGVSFSVTEGEVFTLIGPNGAGKTTLVRCLTGSLRPSGGEATVLGEPPSDTDKTRIGLLPQDFNPSGLLTPREIVEYYAGLYPESETADAEEVLEKVGIHASADSRYSNLSGGQKRRTCVASSLVNDPDLLFLDEPTTGIDPDGRRSMWELIEDLAESGTTVFLTTHYMEEAEYLADTVALIDDGEIVEIDDPDALIREYGGESRLEVSLGTQSRDISELESDGFSVEVDPDTQTVRFEEIDPTTIGEAVELLESSGIEYDELVWKQPDLEDVYLNLTGSRFGSKMGDGEEGGVEA, from the coding sequence ATGTCGAAGCCGATGTCGATAGAGGTCACAGACCTCCGGAAGTCTTACGGGGACAGGCTTGCTCTCGACGGAGTCTCATTCTCAGTCACAGAGGGCGAGGTCTTCACCCTTATAGGACCTAACGGAGCCGGAAAGACCACACTCGTGAGATGTCTCACCGGAAGCCTGAGACCCTCGGGAGGCGAAGCCACTGTACTCGGAGAGCCGCCTTCCGACACCGACAAGACACGCATAGGTCTTCTGCCTCAGGACTTCAACCCGTCGGGTCTTCTGACGCCGCGTGAGATAGTCGAGTACTACGCGGGTCTTTATCCCGAGTCGGAGACTGCCGACGCCGAGGAGGTTCTCGAAAAGGTGGGTATACACGCTTCGGCGGATTCGAGGTACTCGAATCTCTCGGGAGGACAGAAGAGACGGACATGTGTGGCTTCGTCGCTCGTAAACGACCCCGATCTACTCTTCCTTGACGAGCCGACGACGGGAATCGACCCCGACGGACGGCGGTCTATGTGGGAGTTAATAGAAGACCTCGCCGAGTCGGGAACTACGGTCTTCCTCACGACACATTACATGGAAGAAGCCGAGTACCTCGCCGACACTGTGGCTCTCATAGACGACGGAGAGATAGTCGAGATAGACGATCCCGACGCCCTCATACGTGAGTACGGAGGAGAGAGTAGGCTCGAAGTCAGCCTAGGGACTCAGAGTCGAGACATCTCGGAGCTAGAGTCAGACGGTTTCTCCGTAGAGGTCGACCCTGACACCCAGACAGTCAGGTTCGAGGAGATAGACCCGACTACGATAGGCGAGGCTGTCGAGCTACTTGAGTCGTCGGGGATAGAGTACGACGAGCTCGTCTGGAAACAGCCCGACTTAGAGGATGTCTATCTCAACCTCACGGGTTCGAGGTTCGGAAGTAAGATGGGTGACGGAGAAGAGGGAGGTGTCGAAGCGTGA
- a CDS encoding ABC transporter permease has protein sequence MISARRIASEAKASWRTFIRKRAAVFFTFVFPIMLVGLLAAVVSTQVASGAGGLFSKPVGYYIPGYLAIVVLFTPMERMASTVAIYDEERQFEKLSSTPLSAFEWLLAHSLVVTALVSGASLLILGVLLVVTSADIVVSPSLMVFVPAGVFVFSGIGAVIGSLADSQDGAIAAGNALSFPMIVLSETFVSPDLVPEPIQPLIDILPLTYFSRGVRAATYEGTSYAVSLGVLLAIAVVAFGAGVHLLPWRED, from the coding sequence GTGATCTCGGCGCGACGTATCGCATCCGAGGCTAAGGCTTCTTGGAGAACCTTCATCCGGAAACGTGCCGCTGTCTTCTTTACATTCGTCTTCCCCATAATGCTCGTCGGGTTACTCGCCGCCGTGGTGAGCACACAGGTCGCCTCTGGGGCAGGGGGTCTCTTCTCAAAGCCCGTGGGGTACTACATACCCGGATACCTCGCTATAGTCGTCCTCTTCACGCCGATGGAGAGGATGGCGAGCACAGTCGCGATCTACGACGAGGAGAGGCAGTTCGAGAAGCTGTCGAGCACTCCTCTCTCGGCGTTCGAGTGGCTCTTAGCACACAGTCTCGTAGTAACGGCTCTTGTCTCGGGAGCGAGTCTCCTCATACTCGGCGTCCTCCTCGTCGTCACCTCGGCGGATATAGTAGTTTCGCCATCACTCATGGTATTCGTTCCTGCGGGAGTCTTCGTCTTTTCGGGGATCGGTGCTGTGATAGGAAGCTTAGCCGACTCACAGGACGGTGCTATCGCCGCCGGAAACGCACTCTCATTTCCGATGATAGTCCTCTCAGAGACCTTCGTGAGCCCCGACCTCGTTCCCGAACCCATACAGCCTCTGATAGACATACTGCCGCTCACCTACTTCTCACGCGGTGTGAGAGCCGCGACATACGAGGGAACGTCTTACGCGGTGAGTCTGGGTGTTCTCTTAGCCATCGCCGTCGTCGCCTTCGGTGCAGGCGTCCACCTACTCCCGTGGAGAGAGGACTGA